The DNA sequence TTTTGCCTATTTTTTGCTCCAAAACCACTACATATAGTGGTTGACCTGCCTTATTTGCCCTTCAAACCACTATTTGTCATCAGAACTATACTCTCAACGTGCTGCGTCCACGGGAACATATCCACCGGTTGTACGCGCTCGATTCGATAAGTATTCCGGCAAAGCACCTTTAAATCCCTGGCTAGGGTGGCAGGATTGCAGGACACATAGATGATTCTTTCCGGCCCGATATCAAGCAGGCCTTCAAGAACTTCCGGCTCCATTCCGGCCCGGGGCGGGTCGCATACTATGAGGTCCGGGGTTCCGGAAAGTACGGCCAGTTTCTCCTCGACTTTTCCTTCCACAAAACGGACATTGATAATGTTATTGTCCTCAGCATTTTCTTGCGCGTCGGCGATCGCATACGGGTTTTCCTCGATGCCCAAAACCCTTTTGGCTCTCTGGGCCAGCATTAAGGTCATCGTACCGATACCACAGTAGAGGTCCCAAACCTCATCTTCTCCCGTGAGTCCGGCCCAATCCAGTACCAGTCCATACAGCACCGCCGTTTGCGCCGGATTAACCTGAAGGAAAGAACGTGGGGAGACTTTGAAGCGCAGATCGTTTAAATGTTCATTCAGATACTGGGCCCCGCTCCCCTCAAACACGTTATTCCTCCGGGGAATCGTAATCGAACAGCTTTGAGGAGAAAATCCAGCTTGTTCTTTCAGTTTACTGATCAATCGATCCAGTTCTTTCGTGTTCTCCATATTGCCGTCAAAGACCAGCAGTCCCTTGCCTCGGTTGCTTTCCCGGAACGTGGCCGTCTTGATTCCCTCGCAGCATTCTCCGATCACCTGCTGCATTCTTTTTATTCTATTGTTGGTCTCCTGACTCAGCAGCAGACAATCGTCAAAAACTGTTACATCTTTAGACTTTTCACGATAATAGCCAAACCGGCCTTTTAGGTCACGGTGCAAAACTGCTTTGTTACGGTAGCGCCAGGGATCGTCCATGCCCAGAACCGGTTCAACCTGAATATCGGTGAATCCGCCGATTCTCCGCAGGGCATCTTCCACCCACCTTTGTTTCCATGTGAGTGTGGTCTGGTACTTAACATGCTGAAGATTGCAGCCGCCGCAGACCGGATAAACTGTACAGGGCGGCGATACTCTTTCTTCAGACATTTGTTCAATTTCAATAATCTGTGCTCTCCGGTAAGATTTCTTTTGTTCCGTCAGCTGTATTTTGCCTTTTTCTCCCGGAAGCATCCTCGGGACGAAGGTGGTGATTCCGTCGGTATAGCCGACACCGGATCCATCGGAAGCCAAACGGACGATTTCTATATCCAGGTTTTTCGCGCCGATGCGCTCTTCTCTGGCGATGGTATGATCATAAGTACCCTCATGTCGATCATTTTTATTAACCATGGATCCTTCTTCCCTCTGTTCGCAGTCTCGTCCGAACCTGCTCTTATTTCAAACTCTGACTGATCTTAGCCTCATTCAGATTGTCTTACCGCTATCTTGTCATTATCCCCGCTGCCACCACATCAAGATGACCATCAAAATATTCCAGACCCCGTGCGCCACGACTGAAGTCCAGAGGCTCTTGCTTCTTTCGTACAGAAAAGTCAGAACCAGACCCCCGATCACCAGCGGTACAAACCGTATCAGATCAAAATGCATCAGACCAAAAAACAGTCCTGCAGAAAGAATGCCCTTCGCTTTGCCATACCCCTGACGCAGCGGCGGATAGATCAGCCCCCTGAAAATCATTTCCTCTTTAAGCGGTACGATAAAGCCGCCTAGCAGAACCAGCGGCATCAGCTGCCAGATAGAATCAACGCCCTCAACGGCCAGTGCAAAGCTCTGGGGTTCGGGCTTCCCGAAATATTCCACGAGGACATTTCCCAAAAGACCGACTACAAAAAATAACACTATGCCGCCGCCCAGTCCGGCCAGAAGACATTTCCAATTAAAATTGGCCAGCCCCAAATCAGCGAACGATCCGCGCAGGATCTTGAAGAATAAAAACAGTGCAACAAAAAAGAGTAGAGCCTCGCCAAAACCGATGACAAGATAGCTGATATACCCCTTCAGATATCCAAGGTTCTCTAGCGGCTTTAGCCAGCCTAAAACAAATTCCAGAACATAGACAATAAGAATCAGGTAAAGAGCCTGCCAGAAGTTCCATCTGGGGTTTTCCAAAGCGTTCATTTATACCTATCTCCAGTTATGTTATTTTTAATCATGGATATTCAGTCTCGGCATATTTCCATCTGAAAGTAATTCTACCTCTTTTTCAGTTCCATAAAGGTCTTTGTAAATATAAATCAGTTCCTTATCAAAAAGTGAGCGTTTCATATCGACTGCAAGGGATCTTACATGCTTTAGAATCTTATCGGCTTGCTCAGATGTAAGCTCTCTGCCATATTCCCTGAATTTCGCTTTAATCGAGGCTGTCCCCGAATGCTTGCCGATCACAATCTGCCTTTCCAGCCCGACCTCTTCAGGACGAAATACTTCATAAGTTTTCGGATTTTTCAATGCGCCGTCGGCATGAATACCGGATTCATGCGCAAACATATTGCTGCCTACAATGGCTTTCCAGGGCGGAAGAATA is a window from the Dehalobacter sp. DCA genome containing:
- the rlmD gene encoding 23S rRNA (uracil(1939)-C(5))-methyltransferase RlmD, which produces MVNKNDRHEGTYDHTIAREERIGAKNLDIEIVRLASDGSGVGYTDGITTFVPRMLPGEKGKIQLTEQKKSYRRAQIIEIEQMSEERVSPPCTVYPVCGGCNLQHVKYQTTLTWKQRWVEDALRRIGGFTDIQVEPVLGMDDPWRYRNKAVLHRDLKGRFGYYREKSKDVTVFDDCLLLSQETNNRIKRMQQVIGECCEGIKTATFRESNRGKGLLVFDGNMENTKELDRLISKLKEQAGFSPQSCSITIPRRNNVFEGSGAQYLNEHLNDLRFKVSPRSFLQVNPAQTAVLYGLVLDWAGLTGEDEVWDLYCGIGTMTLMLAQRAKRVLGIEENPYAIADAQENAEDNNIINVRFVEGKVEEKLAVLSGTPDLIVCDPPRAGMEPEVLEGLLDIGPERIIYVSCNPATLARDLKVLCRNTYRIERVQPVDMFPWTQHVESIVLMTNSGLKGK
- a CDS encoding CPBP family intramembrane glutamic endopeptidase; this encodes MNALENPRWNFWQALYLILIVYVLEFVLGWLKPLENLGYLKGYISYLVIGFGEALLFFVALFLFFKILRGSFADLGLANFNWKCLLAGLGGGIVLFFVVGLLGNVLVEYFGKPEPQSFALAVEGVDSIWQLMPLVLLGGFIVPLKEEMIFRGLIYPPLRQGYGKAKGILSAGLFFGLMHFDLIRFVPLVIGGLVLTFLYERSKSLWTSVVAHGVWNILMVILMWWQRG